One window of the Lynx canadensis isolate LIC74 chromosome D3, mLynCan4.pri.v2, whole genome shotgun sequence genome contains the following:
- the LMAN1 gene encoding protein ERGIC-53 isoform X2 produces the protein MAGSRHRGPQARVRSLFCALLLSLSRFAGGDGMGGDPAAAGAAGTAAAPPHRRFEYKYSFKGPHLVQSDGTVPFWAHAGNAIPSSDQIRIAPSLKSQRGSVWTKTKAAFENWEVEVTFRVTGRGRIGADGLAVWYTENQGLEGPVFGSADMWNGVGIFFDSFDNDGKKNNPAIVIIGNNGQIHYDHQNDGASQALASCQRDFRNKPYPVRAKITYYQKTLTVMVNNGFTPDKNDYEFCAKVDNMVIPPQGHFGISAATGGLADDHDVLSFLTFQLTEPGKEPPTPDKEISEKEKEKYQEEFEHFQQELDKKKEEFQKGHPDLQGHPDEIFESVGDRELRQIFEGQNRIHLEIKQLNRQLDMILDEQRRYVSSLTEELSKRGAGIPGQHGQITQQEMDTVVNTQHEILRQVNEMKNSMSDTVRLVSGLQHPGSAGGVYESTQHFNDIKEHLHIVKRDIDHLLQRNTPSNERPKCPELPPFPSCLSTMHFVIFVVVQTVLFVGYIMYRTQQEAAAKKFF, from the exons ATGGCGGGATCCAGGCATAGGGGTCCCCAGGCCAGAGTTCGGTCTCTTTTCTGCGCCCTGCTGCTGTCGCTTAGTCGTTTCGCCGGGGGCGACGGCATGGGAGGCGACCCCGCGGCCGCTGGTGCCGCGGGCACCGCAGCCGCACCGCCGCACCGCCGTTTCGAGTACAAATACAGCTTCAAGGGGCCGCACCTGGTGCAAAGCGACGGGACAGTGCCCTTCTGGGCCCACGCGGGGA atGCTATTCCAAGTTCAGATCAAATTCGAATAGCACCCTCTTTAAAAAGCCAAAGAGGATCAGTGTGGACAAAGACAAAAGCAGCCTTTGAAAACTGGGAAGTTGAGGTGACATTTCGAGTGACTGGAAGAGGTCGAATTGGAGCTGATGGCCTG gCAGTTTGGTATACAGAAAATCAAGGCTTGGAGGGTCCTGTGTTTGGATCAGCTGATATGTGGAATGGTGTTGGAATATTTTTCGATTCTTTTGACAACGACGGAAAG aaaaataatcctGCTATAGTAATCATAGGCAACAATGGACAAATCCATTATGACCATCAAAA TGATGGCGCCAGTCAAGCTTTAGCGAGTTGCCAGAGGGACTTTCGTAATAAACCCTATCCTGTCCGGGCAAAGATTACATATTACCAGAAAACACTGACG GTGATGGTCAATAATGGCTTCACACCagataaaaatgattatgaattTTGCGCCAAAGTGGATAATATGGTTATCCCTCCTCAAGGACATTTTGGAATATCTGCTGCAACTGGAGGGCTCGCAG atgACCATGATGTCCTTTCTTTCCTGACTTTCCAATTGACTGAGCCTGGGAAAGAGCCG CCTACACCAGataaagaaatttcagaaaaagaaaaagaaaagtatcaggAGGAATTtgagcactttcaacaagagttggataaaaaaaaggaggaattcCAGAAGGGCCACCCTGACCTTCAAGGGCATCCTG ATGAAATATTTGAGAGTGTAGGAGATCGTGAGCTGAGACAAATCTTTGAAGGACAGAATCGTATCCATCTTGAAATCAAGCAACTGAACCGACAATTAGATATGATTCTTGATGAACAGAGAAGATATGTCTCTTCCTTGACCGAGGAGCTCTCTAAAAGAGGAGCAGGAATCCCAGGGCAGCATGGACAG ATCACTCAGCAAGAGATGGATACTGTTGTGAACACTCAGCATGAGATTCTGAGACaagtaaatgaaatgaa GAATTCCATGAGTGACACCGTCAGACTGGTCAGTGGCCTCCAGCATCCGGGATCTGCAGGGGGAGTTTATGAGTCGACCCAGCACTTCAATGACATCAAAGAACACCTCCACATAGTGAAGAGGGACATAGATCACTTGCTGCAGCGAAATACG CCATCAAATGAAAGGCCAAAATGCCCAGAACTACCACCATTTCCATCGTGTTTATCTACGATGCACTTTGTTATATTTGTAGTGGTACAAACGGTGTTATTCGTGGGTTATATCATGTATAG gACTCAGCAAGAAGCAGCTGCCAAAAAATTCTTTTGA
- the LMAN1 gene encoding protein ERGIC-53 isoform X1: MAGSRHRGPQARVRSLFCALLLSLSRFAGGDGMGGDPAAAGAAGTAAAPPHRRFEYKYSFKGPHLVQSDGTVPFWAHAGNAIPSSDQIRIAPSLKSQRGSVWTKTKAAFENWEVEVTFRVTGRGRIGADGLAVWYTENQGLEGPVFGSADMWNGVGIFFDSFDNDGKKNNPAIVIIGNNGQIHYDHQNDGASQALASCQRDFRNKPYPVRAKITYYQKTLTVMVNNGFTPDKNDYEFCAKVDNMVIPPQGHFGISAATGGLADDHDVLSFLTFQLTEPGKEPPTPDKEISEKEKEKYQEEFEHFQQELDKKKEEFQKGHPDLQGHPADEIFESVGDRELRQIFEGQNRIHLEIKQLNRQLDMILDEQRRYVSSLTEELSKRGAGIPGQHGQITQQEMDTVVNTQHEILRQVNEMKNSMSDTVRLVSGLQHPGSAGGVYESTQHFNDIKEHLHIVKRDIDHLLQRNTPSNERPKCPELPPFPSCLSTMHFVIFVVVQTVLFVGYIMYRTQQEAAAKKFF, from the exons ATGGCGGGATCCAGGCATAGGGGTCCCCAGGCCAGAGTTCGGTCTCTTTTCTGCGCCCTGCTGCTGTCGCTTAGTCGTTTCGCCGGGGGCGACGGCATGGGAGGCGACCCCGCGGCCGCTGGTGCCGCGGGCACCGCAGCCGCACCGCCGCACCGCCGTTTCGAGTACAAATACAGCTTCAAGGGGCCGCACCTGGTGCAAAGCGACGGGACAGTGCCCTTCTGGGCCCACGCGGGGA atGCTATTCCAAGTTCAGATCAAATTCGAATAGCACCCTCTTTAAAAAGCCAAAGAGGATCAGTGTGGACAAAGACAAAAGCAGCCTTTGAAAACTGGGAAGTTGAGGTGACATTTCGAGTGACTGGAAGAGGTCGAATTGGAGCTGATGGCCTG gCAGTTTGGTATACAGAAAATCAAGGCTTGGAGGGTCCTGTGTTTGGATCAGCTGATATGTGGAATGGTGTTGGAATATTTTTCGATTCTTTTGACAACGACGGAAAG aaaaataatcctGCTATAGTAATCATAGGCAACAATGGACAAATCCATTATGACCATCAAAA TGATGGCGCCAGTCAAGCTTTAGCGAGTTGCCAGAGGGACTTTCGTAATAAACCCTATCCTGTCCGGGCAAAGATTACATATTACCAGAAAACACTGACG GTGATGGTCAATAATGGCTTCACACCagataaaaatgattatgaattTTGCGCCAAAGTGGATAATATGGTTATCCCTCCTCAAGGACATTTTGGAATATCTGCTGCAACTGGAGGGCTCGCAG atgACCATGATGTCCTTTCTTTCCTGACTTTCCAATTGACTGAGCCTGGGAAAGAGCCG CCTACACCAGataaagaaatttcagaaaaagaaaaagaaaagtatcaggAGGAATTtgagcactttcaacaagagttggataaaaaaaaggaggaattcCAGAAGGGCCACCCTGACCTTCAAGGGCATCCTG CAGATGAAATATTTGAGAGTGTAGGAGATCGTGAGCTGAGACAAATCTTTGAAGGACAGAATCGTATCCATCTTGAAATCAAGCAACTGAACCGACAATTAGATATGATTCTTGATGAACAGAGAAGATATGTCTCTTCCTTGACCGAGGAGCTCTCTAAAAGAGGAGCAGGAATCCCAGGGCAGCATGGACAG ATCACTCAGCAAGAGATGGATACTGTTGTGAACACTCAGCATGAGATTCTGAGACaagtaaatgaaatgaa GAATTCCATGAGTGACACCGTCAGACTGGTCAGTGGCCTCCAGCATCCGGGATCTGCAGGGGGAGTTTATGAGTCGACCCAGCACTTCAATGACATCAAAGAACACCTCCACATAGTGAAGAGGGACATAGATCACTTGCTGCAGCGAAATACG CCATCAAATGAAAGGCCAAAATGCCCAGAACTACCACCATTTCCATCGTGTTTATCTACGATGCACTTTGTTATATTTGTAGTGGTACAAACGGTGTTATTCGTGGGTTATATCATGTATAG gACTCAGCAAGAAGCAGCTGCCAAAAAATTCTTTTGA